A section of the Macadamia integrifolia cultivar HAES 741 chromosome 9, SCU_Mint_v3, whole genome shotgun sequence genome encodes:
- the LOC122088742 gene encoding pentatricopeptide repeat-containing protein At5g48910-like yields the protein MKHYCSTLMTATKPRRTSNSSLQLLRLVDSCKSTNQIKQAHAQLITTGLVLHPIPASRLVKILTLSSFASLSYAHLVFDQIPSRDLFIYNTMIQAHASTPYSSCDSLLLFRSLLRDSGLLPNQYTFVFALKACSNGLGVTGGEQARVHAIKLGLESNVFVTNALIQMYGKCGSINDARKVFDWCVNRDMYSWNLMIDGYVTSMDMDRAMELFDLMPQRDVVSWSTVLAGYVQVGCFVEAMELFCKMLQTGPSPNEFTLASALAACANLVALDQGRWIHTYIDRSGIKMNEQLLASLIDMYAKSGEIEFASKVFYNEARPKQTVWPWNAMISGFAIHGMSEEAINVFEQMKMKSVAPNKVSFIALLNACSHGRLVEEGQRYFKSMKGSYGVEPEIEHYGCMVDLLGRAGFLKEAEDFILTMPMAPDTIIWGALLGACRIHGNTEMGGRIGKIIREKDPNHMGCHVLLANMYSTSGSWNEAKLVREKIEIVGTKKTPGCSSIELNGLFHQFLVGDRSHPQTKQIYAFLDEMTTKLKIAGYVPEIREVLLDIDDEEDKETALSRHSEKLAIAFGLINTEPGTTIRIVKNLRVCGDCHEATKFISKVYDREIIVRDRIRFHHFRGGLCSCKDYW from the exons ATGAAGCATTATTGTTCCACCTTAATGACAGCTACTAAACCCAGAAGAACATCAAATTCGAGTCTCCAGCTGCTAAGACTGGTGGATTCTTGCAAATCCACGAACCAAATCAAGCAAGCCCATGCCCAGTTGATCACCACTGGTCTTGTCCTTCACCCTATACCTGCAAGTAGACTTGTGAAAATCCTGACACTCTCAAGTTTTGCTTCTCTTAGCTATGCCCATTTGGTATTCGATCAAATTCCTTCACGGGACCTCTTTATATATAACACCATGATTCAAGCTCATGCCTCCACACCTTATTCTTCTTGTGATTCTCTCTTATTGTTCCGATCATTACTCCGAGATTCCGGCCTTCTTCCCAATCAGTACACCTTTGTTTTTGCTCTCAAGGCTTGTTCTAATGGATTAGGAGTTACTGGAGGTGAACAAGCTCGAGTTCACGCGATCAAACTTGGGCTTGAGAGTAATGTTTTTGTTACCAATGCTCTGATCCAGATGTATGGAAAATGTGGTTCAATCAATGACGCGAGGAAAGTTTTTGATTGGTGTGTCAATCGGGACATGTATTCTTGGAATTTGATGATAGATGGATATGTGACATCCATGGACATGGATCGTGCTATGGAATTGTTTGATTTAATGCCTCAAAGAGATGTTGTCTCTTGGAGCACGGTGCTTGCTGGTTATGTACAG GTGGGCTGTTTCGTGGAGGCTATGGAGCTCTTTTGCAAGATGCTGCAGACAGGACCATCCCCCAATGAGTTTACTCTTGCCAGTGCTCTTGCAGCTTGTGCTAACTTGGTTGCATTGGACCAGGGAAGGTGGATCCATACGTACATTGACAGATCTGGGATCAAGATGAATGAGCAGTTGCTTGCTAGCCTCATTGACATGTATGCAAAAAGCGGAGAGATAGAGTTTGCATCCAAGGTTTTCTACAATGAAGCTCGTCCAAAGCAAACAGTTTGGCCATGGAATGCCATGATTTCTGGGTTTGCAATTCACGGTATGTCTGAGGAAGCGATCAATGTATTTGAACAGATGAAGATGAAAAGTGTAGCTCCTAACAAGGTCTCATTTATTGCCTTGTTAAATGCTTGCAGCCATGGAAGATTGGTAGAGGAGGGACAACGGTATTTCAAATCAATGAAAGGTTCTTATGGGGTTGAGCCAGAAATAGAACATTATGGGTGCATGGTGGATCTTCTGGGCCGTGCTGGGTTCCTTAAGGAGGCAGAGGACTTCATATTAACTATGCCAATGGCTCCAGATACTATCATATGGGGAGCACTACTAGGAGCCTGTCGAATTCATGGAAATACAGAAATGGGAGGTAGGATTGGGAAGATCATTAGAGAGAAAGATCCTAACCACATGGGTTGTCATGTTCTTCTCGCCAACATGTATTCTACATCTGGGAGCTGGAATGAAGCAAAGCTTGTGAGGgagaaaattgaaattgttgGCACAAAGAAGACCCCTGGATGCAGCTCCATTGAATTGAATGGGTTATTCCATCAGTTCCTTGTGGGGGATAGGTCTCACCCACAAACGAAACAAATCTATGCGTTCTTGGATGAGATGACTACAAAGTTGAAGATTGCTGGATATGTGCCAGAAATAAGAGAAGTATTGCTTGATATTGACGATGAGGAAGACAAAGAGACTGCTTTATCAAGACACAGTGAGAAGTTAGCAATTGCATTTGGATTGATTAACACAGAACCTGGAACCACAATACGTATAGTAAAGAATTTACGAGTTTGCGGAGATTGCCATGAGGCCACTAAGTTCATTTCTAAGGTTTATGATCGGGAAATTATTGTCAGGGACAGGATTAGGTTCCACCATTTCAGAGGTGGACTTTGTTCTTGTAAAGATTATTGGTAA
- the LOC122088414 gene encoding S-adenosyl-L-methionine-dependent uroporphyrinogen III methyltransferase, chloroplastic-like, whose protein sequence is MAVVNRLPSLSASNSHSSFLSRKPSSINLQKPFCSLSNKPHSSSSPSPFTEKHSLERYQRDSWLYKDPSLNASSSLPIDSDSIHSIRGNDIALQLPELKKLLEVLKEKRETEGSNGKNRGPGNVFLVGTGPGDPELLTLKALRVIESADLLLYDRLVSNDVLNLVRPEARLLYVGKTAGYHSRTQEEIHELLLSFAEAGATVVRLKGGDPLVFGRGGEEMDFLQRQGIQVKVIPGITAASGIAAELGIPLTHRGVANSVRFLTGHSRKGGSDPLYVAEHAADPDSTLVIYMGLSTLPSLAQKLMQHGLPSDTPAAAIERGTTPQQQVVFAELKDLIAEVTSANLVSPTLIIIGKVVALSPFWPHYSKEAAILVET, encoded by the exons ATGGCTGTCGTCAATCGACTCCCATCTCTCTCTGCTTCTAAttctcattcttcattcctctctAGAAAACCCAGCTCTATTAATCTTCAAAAGCCCTTTTGCTCTTTGTCCAACAAACCGCACTCCTCGTCATCCCCTTCTCCCTTCACAGAAAAACACTCCCTCGAGAGATACCAAAGAGATAGCTGGTTATACAAAGACCCATCTCTCAatgcctcttcttctctcccaatCGATTCCGATTCCATTCATTCCATTCGAGGGAACGATATTGCCCTGCAACTGCCAGAGCTGAAGAAGCTACTTGAGGTTTTGAAAGAGAAACGAGAGACTGAAGGATCGAACGGGAAGAATAGAGGGCCAGGAAATGTGTTCTTGGTCGGGACTGGGCCTGGAGATCCGGAGCTCTTGACGCTAAAGGCGTTGAGAGTGATTGAAAGTGCTGATCTTTTGTTGTACGATCGGTTGGTGTCCAATGATGTTTTGAACTTGGTGAGACCAGAAGCGAGGCTTCTTTATGTTGGCAAGACTGCTGGTTACCATAGCCGAACTCAG GAGGAGATCCATGAGTTGCTTCTGAGCTTTGCAGAAGCTGGTGCTACTGTTGTACGGCTAAAAGGAGGGGATCCATTG GTATTTGGGAGGGGTGGAGAGGAGATGGATTTCTTGCAACGACAAGGGATTCAAGTCAAGGTTATTCCAG GCATTACAGCTGCTTCAGGAATAGCGGCAGAATTGGGAATTCCATTGACTCACCGGGGTGTTGCAAATAGTGTGAGATTTCTTACAGGGCACTCGAGGAAAGGAGGTAGTGATCCTCTGTATGTGGCAGAGCATGCAGCAGATCCTGATTCAACCTTGGTTATCTACATGGGCTTGTCTACCCTCCCATCTCTTGCTCAGAAGTTGATGCAGCACGGTTTACCATCTGATACACCTGCTGCTGCAATAGAACGAGGGACTACCCCTCAACAACAGGTG GTATTTGCAGAACTTAAGGATCTCATCGCTGAAGTTACCTCAGCAAACTTGGTTTCACCAACACTAATCATCATTGGGAAGGTGGTTGCACTCTCGCCGTTCTGGCCCCACTATTCAAAAGAAGCAGCAATTTTGGTGGAGACTTAG